In one window of Nocardia brasiliensis DNA:
- a CDS encoding MAB_1171c family putative transporter yields the protein MNSAPPVFTTIVVALVLVVVCGRWWLVNETLTDRLINRALSWDIGAVFGYLFVAGAGYPDLGQRVFVAVGLLALSNSFGFVMSLGAPDLRQSWRRQRRYDTVALSVGLVVLVCAVGNELALFRGVLPAVDWDGLLWVGTDAWLIVIAVLLGRACLRELRVVGMTAREKSTYCALLAVAACSACGSVVRTLTTLSGASPQHMGAGWAVVSFTALAILALLISMPLIDALLVRAGLDRAGRCCRQLRPLWHDLTTAVPEVVLPLAPAEQRGSSARLYRMTVEIRDALLHLKQFVPDPGGGEVTDLGTYARGIAEAARLKLHGVPPSYPRQAVRLPAGDRTTELGNLLALAREWAAARTAFAD from the coding sequence ATGAATTCCGCGCCGCCTGTCTTCACGACGATCGTCGTCGCGCTCGTGCTCGTGGTGGTCTGCGGCCGATGGTGGCTGGTCAACGAGACGCTCACCGATCGCCTGATCAATCGCGCGCTGTCCTGGGATATCGGCGCGGTGTTCGGGTACCTGTTCGTCGCCGGTGCGGGCTACCCGGATCTGGGGCAGCGGGTGTTCGTGGCCGTCGGCCTGCTGGCGCTGTCGAACTCCTTCGGGTTCGTGATGTCGCTCGGCGCACCGGATCTGCGGCAGAGCTGGCGGCGGCAGCGCCGATACGACACGGTGGCGCTGTCGGTCGGGCTCGTCGTGCTGGTCTGCGCCGTGGGCAACGAGTTGGCGCTGTTCCGGGGCGTGTTGCCCGCGGTGGACTGGGATGGGCTGTTGTGGGTCGGGACCGATGCCTGGCTCATCGTGATCGCGGTGTTACTGGGCCGGGCGTGCCTGCGCGAACTTCGCGTCGTGGGCATGACGGCCCGGGAGAAGTCGACCTACTGCGCGCTGCTCGCGGTCGCGGCCTGCAGTGCCTGCGGCTCGGTGGTCCGCACCCTGACCACGTTGTCCGGGGCCTCGCCGCAGCACATGGGCGCCGGGTGGGCGGTGGTCTCGTTCACCGCGCTGGCGATCCTGGCCTTGTTGATCTCGATGCCGCTGATCGATGCGCTGCTCGTGCGCGCGGGGCTGGATCGGGCGGGGCGATGCTGTCGGCAGTTGCGTCCGCTGTGGCACGACCTCACCACCGCCGTGCCCGAGGTGGTGCTGCCGCTGGCGCCCGCGGAGCAGCGTGGCTCCAGCGCGCGGCTGTATCGGATGACCGTCGAGATCAGGGACGCGTTGCTGCATCTGAAGCAGTTCGTGCCCGACCCCGGGGGCGGCGAGGTGACCGACCTCGGCACTTACGCGCGGGGTATCGCCGAGGCCGCCCGCCTGAAGCTGCACGGTGTGCCGCCGTCATACCCAAGGCAGGCCGTGCGGCTGCCTGCCGGTGATCGGACGACCGAACTCGGCAATCTGCTCGCGCTCGCGCGCGAATGGGCCGCCGCCCGCACCGCCTTCGCGGACTAG
- a CDS encoding ABC transporter permease, whose amino-acid sequence MSALVEQSLVETGRLLRRWSRQQEVVTTTLVLPILLLLMFDLVLSKSLDLGGGTDAIYGFVPMIAVSGAMYGAMGTGLSLYGERESGLLRRFWVLPINRSAGLIGRLLAECLRALAATAIVLVVGVILGLRFEQGLAGVLGVLIVPVIVIAGFTPMVIVVGVSSIGDKVVQIFAAVVLLAMFFNSGFVPLENYPGWLQPIVRGQPMSCAVEAMRGFTVGGPVAVPLAQTIAWSAGLVLVFGALAVRGYRKAAQG is encoded by the coding sequence ATGAGCGCCCTGGTCGAGCAGAGCTTGGTGGAAACCGGCAGGCTGCTACGTCGCTGGAGCAGGCAGCAGGAGGTGGTGACCACGACGCTGGTGCTGCCGATCCTGTTGCTGCTCATGTTCGATCTGGTGTTGAGCAAGTCGCTCGACCTCGGCGGCGGCACCGACGCGATCTACGGATTCGTGCCGATGATCGCGGTGTCCGGCGCGATGTACGGGGCAATGGGCACCGGCCTGTCGCTGTACGGCGAGCGGGAAAGCGGTCTGCTGCGGCGCTTCTGGGTGTTGCCGATCAACCGCTCCGCCGGGCTGATCGGCAGGCTGCTCGCCGAATGCCTGCGCGCGCTGGCGGCCACCGCGATCGTGCTCGTTGTCGGTGTCATCCTCGGTCTGCGTTTCGAGCAGGGGCTGGCGGGGGTGCTCGGTGTGCTGATCGTGCCGGTGATCGTCATCGCGGGATTCACGCCGATGGTGATCGTGGTGGGGGTCAGCAGCATCGGCGACAAGGTCGTGCAGATCTTCGCCGCGGTGGTGCTGCTCGCGATGTTCTTCAACTCCGGCTTCGTGCCACTGGAGAACTATCCGGGTTGGTTGCAGCCGATCGTGCGCGGCCAGCCGATGAGCTGTGCGGTGGAGGCGATGCGCGGATTCACCGTCGGCGGTCCGGTCGCGGTGCCGCTGGCACAGACCATCGCGTGGTCGGCCGGCCTGGTCCTGGTCTTCGGCGCGCTCGCGGTGCGCGGATACCGCAAGGCCGCGCAGGGCTGA
- a CDS encoding ABC transporter permease, whose translation MTTDTILRVPHSRQWTALSGRGIRAAVREGDLILAFAAPLTFFVCVYVPLRRSMEATGIDYAQYLLPLIAIQAMFFTAMFAGDRAAREVAGGMGTRLRAMPVPPWVPPAARISANSVRALAALAGALTTGTLFGFRFHGAGATVAFLVLILAFGAAAVIGADALGTATANPELGATVLFAPQLLLLMMSTGFVPAQGFPSWIQPFVRNQPVSQVAGALRELSEGRFTSTSTVAAIWVAGLLIAAMIVAVRVEGRRR comes from the coding sequence ATGACGACCGACACCATCCTGCGGGTGCCGCACAGCAGGCAGTGGACCGCGTTGAGCGGCCGCGGTATTCGGGCCGCGGTGCGCGAGGGCGACCTGATCCTCGCCTTCGCGGCGCCGCTGACCTTCTTCGTCTGTGTCTATGTGCCGCTGCGTCGTTCGATGGAGGCGACGGGCATCGATTACGCGCAATATCTGCTGCCGTTGATCGCGATCCAGGCCATGTTCTTCACCGCGATGTTCGCCGGCGACCGCGCGGCCAGAGAAGTGGCGGGCGGCATGGGAACCCGGCTGCGCGCCATGCCGGTGCCGCCGTGGGTACCGCCCGCCGCACGGATCTCGGCGAACTCGGTGCGCGCGCTGGCCGCGTTGGCGGGCGCGCTGACCACCGGCACGCTGTTCGGCTTCCGCTTCCACGGCGCGGGAGCGACGGTGGCGTTCCTGGTGCTGATCCTGGCGTTCGGTGCGGCCGCCGTGATCGGTGCCGACGCGCTCGGCACCGCGACGGCCAACCCGGAACTCGGCGCGACGGTGCTGTTCGCACCGCAGCTGCTGCTGCTCATGATGTCGACGGGGTTCGTTCCGGCACAAGGGTTTCCGAGTTGGATCCAACCGTTCGTGCGCAACCAGCCGGTCTCGCAGGTGGCGGGCGCCTTGCGCGAACTGTCCGAGGGGCGGTTCACCTCGACCAGCACCGTTGCCGCGATCTGGGTGGCCGGGTTGCTGATCGCGGCGATGATCGTGGCGGTGCGCGTGGAAGGACGGCGGCGATGA
- the nbtC gene encoding nocobactin polyketide synthase NbtC has protein sequence MSSHRLPDGSIPVLLSSDAPDSLRREAAAILGYLETHPGVGPDQVADMLFRTRVARRYRALAMVTERTDLVEALRAVAAGEAHASVVTTGGAAKPRKIGYVFPGQGSQYAGMGRMFYGSSPAFRAAVDEAEAVFHELFDLSPRSYLLAETDPGHNLLRIVQPALFMQMVGLAAMWRAAGVTPAVTIGHSQGELAAGVVSGVITLADAVRVVTLRGGLVDTLAKQEGREDTYSMAVVGVDREECEAILARHSGWAELSVINSAHVLAIGGESATVAQVVADLTAAGKFAKEIRVGYPAHTSVVTEFRDSFLDKTLVAELDRAEFTATDIECIGSTLGTAITPDLPVGDYWYWNLRNRVRFDLAIARAAERGVDTYLEIADHPALFLAVQENLSTVAQQRDFQTIGTSRRTATDLREFTRNLGLVAVSDLGYDWSALRTNSTAAPRLPLLDFPNTQMNPKHLWAAYKPAAAPAVQTTRVAGETTDGPAEVVAQATVHAQRLAEQWVRLGGRALVPPRTIAVLDHAGGSGDLVAAFRAAAPRHGVSIVDPDPESHSAGAVFDTLVIVLPAVPDADAGAAVEQLAGFLGERAWLPSLDGVRDVWLVTTGGEHVLDSDVPDLCHAAAPAGFRCLAAEHLGVAFRHVDLAAGQPIPDAANALMVALHTAVEPELAVRAGGLYAKRLVAADSGERRPLDGTDLREVVIVGGTGKLGLDLCEEFVRLGAGRITLVSRSGGSGETTERLRGIERLGATQVVLRQCDVTDEAAVRALAERYRDTPADLIVHAAVDYTTVVEYTPAAVRAAAAPKIVAAELMVRHFPRRPDGRIVLCSSLSATVGGLGHMVYAAVNRLLDAAAVRYRGQGVACTSVQWGLWREVGLGRDDAMAKFSGSGLLPLNPASAVATGFSAAAENVIVATADWGRLEALFSALGFGPLFGALELTNLPVPEIPAPAAVPVPAPRAATAETVPAAPSPVSPDTAEQVRLALRAVMGLDTTETIDGSVPLVALGLDSLQALDLRKRIEVELQRELPVTAILGGASLDEVVTLLG, from the coding sequence ATGTCTAGCCATCGCCTGCCGGACGGCAGCATTCCGGTCCTGCTGTCCTCGGACGCGCCGGACTCGTTGCGCCGCGAGGCCGCCGCCATTCTGGGCTACCTGGAGACGCATCCCGGCGTCGGCCCGGATCAGGTGGCCGACATGCTGTTTCGCACCCGGGTGGCGCGGCGCTATCGAGCGCTGGCCATGGTCACCGAGCGCACCGACCTCGTCGAGGCGCTGCGTGCGGTCGCGGCGGGCGAGGCGCACGCCTCGGTCGTGACGACGGGCGGCGCGGCCAAGCCGCGCAAGATCGGCTACGTCTTCCCCGGCCAGGGCAGCCAGTACGCGGGCATGGGCCGGATGTTCTACGGCAGCTCGCCCGCCTTCCGGGCCGCGGTGGACGAGGCCGAGGCGGTCTTCCATGAGCTGTTCGACCTCTCGCCGCGGTCCTACCTGCTGGCCGAGACCGACCCGGGGCACAACCTGCTGCGCATCGTGCAGCCCGCGCTGTTCATGCAGATGGTCGGCCTTGCCGCGATGTGGCGGGCGGCCGGGGTCACCCCGGCCGTCACCATCGGGCACAGCCAGGGCGAGCTGGCCGCCGGTGTGGTGTCGGGCGTGATCACGCTCGCCGACGCCGTGCGCGTGGTGACGCTGCGCGGCGGATTGGTTGACACGCTGGCCAAGCAGGAGGGCAGGGAAGACACCTACTCGATGGCTGTCGTCGGGGTGGACCGCGAGGAGTGCGAGGCCATCCTGGCCCGCCATTCCGGGTGGGCCGAGCTCTCGGTGATCAACTCCGCGCACGTGCTCGCCATCGGCGGCGAGAGCGCCACGGTCGCACAGGTGGTCGCCGATCTGACCGCGGCGGGCAAGTTCGCCAAGGAGATTCGCGTCGGTTACCCGGCGCACACCTCCGTGGTGACCGAGTTCCGGGACAGCTTCCTGGACAAAACGCTGGTGGCCGAACTCGATCGGGCCGAGTTCACAGCCACCGACATCGAATGCATCGGTTCCACACTGGGGACGGCGATCACCCCCGATCTGCCGGTGGGCGACTACTGGTACTGGAACCTGCGTAACCGGGTGCGATTCGATCTGGCGATCGCCCGCGCGGCCGAGCGCGGCGTCGACACCTATCTCGAAATCGCCGACCACCCGGCTCTTTTCCTCGCGGTTCAGGAGAATCTGAGCACCGTCGCGCAGCAGCGTGACTTCCAGACGATCGGCACCTCGCGCCGCACGGCCACCGATCTGCGCGAGTTCACCCGCAACCTCGGGCTCGTCGCGGTGAGCGACCTCGGCTACGACTGGTCGGCCTTGCGCACGAATTCGACCGCGGCGCCACGGCTTCCGCTGCTCGACTTCCCGAACACGCAGATGAACCCGAAGCATCTGTGGGCCGCGTACAAGCCCGCCGCCGCGCCTGCCGTTCAGACAACGCGCGTCGCGGGCGAAACCACCGATGGCCCAGCGGAAGTCGTGGCGCAGGCGACAGTGCACGCGCAACGGCTGGCCGAGCAGTGGGTGCGGTTGGGCGGGCGCGCGCTGGTTCCCCCGCGCACCATCGCGGTGCTCGACCATGCGGGTGGCAGCGGCGATCTGGTCGCCGCGTTCCGTGCTGCGGCCCCGCGACACGGTGTGTCGATCGTCGATCCGGACCCGGAATCACACAGCGCGGGAGCGGTTTTCGACACCCTGGTGATCGTCCTGCCCGCGGTGCCCGATGCGGACGCGGGCGCGGCGGTCGAGCAGCTGGCCGGCTTCCTCGGTGAGCGCGCCTGGCTGCCGAGCCTGGACGGCGTCCGCGATGTGTGGCTGGTCACCACCGGTGGCGAGCACGTGCTCGACTCGGACGTGCCGGACCTGTGCCATGCCGCGGCGCCCGCGGGCTTCCGCTGCTTGGCGGCCGAACACCTGGGCGTCGCCTTCCGGCACGTGGACCTCGCTGCCGGCCAACCGATTCCCGATGCCGCGAACGCGCTCATGGTCGCGCTGCACACCGCGGTGGAGCCGGAGCTCGCGGTGCGCGCCGGCGGGCTGTACGCGAAGCGGCTGGTCGCCGCCGACAGCGGTGAACGCCGTCCGCTGGACGGAACGGACCTGCGCGAGGTCGTGATCGTGGGCGGGACCGGCAAACTCGGGCTCGACCTGTGCGAGGAGTTCGTGCGCCTCGGAGCCGGTCGCATCACCTTGGTCAGCAGGTCGGGCGGGTCCGGCGAGACGACCGAACGGCTGCGCGGCATCGAGCGCCTCGGTGCCACCCAGGTGGTCCTGCGTCAGTGCGATGTCACCGACGAGGCCGCGGTGCGCGCGCTCGCGGAGCGGTACCGTGACACGCCCGCGGACTTGATCGTCCACGCCGCGGTCGACTACACCACCGTTGTCGAGTACACCCCGGCCGCGGTGCGCGCGGCCGCCGCGCCGAAAATCGTTGCGGCGGAACTGATGGTCCGGCACTTCCCGCGCCGGCCGGACGGCCGTATCGTGCTGTGCTCCTCGCTCTCGGCCACCGTCGGCGGACTCGGCCACATGGTGTACGCCGCGGTGAACCGGCTGCTCGACGCGGCCGCCGTGCGCTACCGCGGCCAGGGTGTCGCGTGCACCAGCGTGCAGTGGGGGCTCTGGCGGGAGGTCGGCTTGGGCCGGGACGACGCGATGGCGAAGTTCAGCGGCTCCGGTCTGCTACCGCTGAACCCGGCGAGCGCGGTCGCCACCGGATTCTCCGCGGCCGCGGAGAACGTCATCGTCGCCACGGCGGATTGGGGGCGGCTCGAGGCGCTGTTCTCCGCGCTCGGTTTCGGCCCGTTGTTCGGCGCGCTGGAACTGACGAACCTGCCGGTGCCCGAGATACCAGCGCCCGCAGCGGTTCCCGTACCCGCGCCGCGTGCTGCCACGGCGGAGACCGTGCCCGCGGCACCGAGCCCGGTCTCGCCGGATACCGCCGAGCAGGTGCGGCTCGCGCTGCGCGCGGTGATGGGCCTGGACACCACCGAGACCATCGACGGGTCGGTCCCGCTCGTGGCCCTCGGCCTGGATTCGTTGCAGGCGTTGGACTTACGCAAGCGCATCGAGGTCGAACTACAGCGTGAGCTGCCGGTCACCGCGATACTGGGCGGCGCGTCCCTCGACGAGGTGGTGACATTGCTCGGCTAG
- a CDS encoding ATP-binding cassette domain-containing protein: MDSSRDTAAGAASADAAIVVEGVEKSFGEVKALRGISFEVPKGSVLGVLGPNGAGKTTTVSVLSTLTKPDAGRALVAGYDVVREAAAVRSSIMLTGQYAALDEMLTGRENLVLFGRLMGLGRKEAKARAAELLGQFELAQAADRRVGQYSGGMRRRIDIACGLVRPPQVVFLDEPTTGLDPVSRQSLWGLVRSLKQQGVTILLTTQYLEEADVLSDNIIVVDKGTVIAEGTADQLKARTGASYCEVVPADPGDVPAVVTALTGLGEITVAESADRVSLPAPGGAATLGEALRRITEAEIELIDIALRRPSLDEVFIELTKPAAAAGA; encoded by the coding sequence GTGGATTCGAGCAGGGACACGGCGGCGGGCGCGGCTTCGGCCGACGCCGCGATCGTCGTCGAGGGCGTGGAGAAGTCGTTCGGCGAGGTGAAAGCCTTGCGCGGGATCAGTTTCGAGGTGCCGAAGGGCAGCGTGCTCGGAGTGCTCGGGCCGAACGGTGCGGGCAAGACCACCACGGTGTCGGTGCTGTCGACCCTCACCAAACCCGATGCCGGGCGGGCGCTGGTGGCCGGGTACGACGTCGTGCGCGAGGCGGCGGCGGTCCGGTCGTCCATCATGCTCACCGGTCAGTACGCGGCGCTGGACGAGATGCTGACCGGCCGGGAGAATCTGGTGCTGTTCGGCCGCTTGATGGGGTTGGGCCGCAAGGAAGCCAAGGCGCGCGCCGCGGAGTTGCTCGGTCAGTTCGAGCTGGCGCAGGCCGCCGATCGCCGGGTCGGTCAGTACTCCGGCGGCATGCGCAGGCGCATCGACATCGCCTGCGGGCTGGTGCGTCCGCCGCAGGTGGTCTTCCTCGACGAGCCGACCACCGGTCTCGACCCGGTGAGCAGGCAGAGCCTCTGGGGCCTGGTGCGCTCGCTGAAGCAGCAGGGCGTCACGATCCTGCTCACCACGCAGTACCTCGAAGAGGCGGATGTGTTGAGCGACAACATCATCGTCGTCGACAAGGGCACCGTGATCGCCGAGGGCACCGCCGACCAGCTCAAGGCGCGCACCGGCGCGAGCTACTGCGAGGTGGTCCCGGCCGATCCCGGCGATGTCCCCGCCGTGGTCACCGCGCTCACCGGCCTCGGCGAGATCACCGTCGCCGAATCCGCCGACCGGGTCTCGCTGCCCGCGCCCGGCGGTGCGGCCACGCTGGGGGAGGCGCTGCGCCGGATCACCGAGGCCGAGATCGAACTCATCGACATCGCGCTGCGCAGGCCCTCGCTGGACGAGGTGTTCATCGAGTTGACCAAACCGGCAGCGGCGGCCGGCGCATGA
- a CDS encoding polyketide synthase codes for MSTQQIDDDPIVVAGLAVEAPGGIDSLAGFWSALAESRDLIGPFPRDREWPIERLLTQSEAEGWSRVRDAGGFLDGAAEFDPMFFGITPREAVAMDPQQRVALRVAWRALENAGINPATLAGAEVGCYMGASYTEYGPRGDEANEQTGYRATGSAMAAVSGRISNCLGLSGPSMTVEAACASSLAAVHLAAAAIRAGECDWALAGGVCVLGSLGGFFEFSKVNALSTDGQCKPYAADASGTLWGEGAGVVVLERESRAREHGHRVYGRVLATRVNHNGSGAPIAVPSAAAQEQLIVKTLRQAGISADLIGMIEGHGTGTAVGDPLELTALARVYGAAAEAGNGPRLGSVKSNLGHAQAAAGILGLIKVLLSGLHGRIAPTRHAENPTTQLDWVQSGLRLADRLVDWAPRDGVRYAAVSSFGVAGTNAHAVIAMPVLEEEVHV; via the coding sequence ATGAGTACGCAGCAGATCGACGACGATCCGATCGTCGTCGCCGGCCTCGCGGTCGAAGCGCCCGGCGGCATCGACAGCCTTGCCGGCTTCTGGTCCGCGCTCGCCGAATCGCGTGACCTGATCGGCCCGTTCCCACGGGACCGGGAGTGGCCGATCGAACGGCTGCTGACCCAGTCCGAAGCCGAAGGGTGGAGCCGCGTGCGCGACGCGGGCGGATTCCTCGACGGCGCCGCCGAATTCGATCCGATGTTCTTCGGCATCACGCCGCGCGAGGCGGTGGCGATGGACCCGCAGCAGCGGGTAGCGCTGCGGGTCGCGTGGCGCGCGCTGGAGAACGCGGGCATCAATCCGGCGACCCTGGCCGGTGCCGAAGTCGGTTGCTACATGGGCGCTTCGTACACCGAGTACGGGCCGCGCGGCGACGAGGCGAACGAGCAGACCGGATACCGGGCCACCGGCTCGGCGATGGCCGCCGTATCCGGGCGCATCTCGAACTGCCTCGGCCTGTCCGGGCCGTCGATGACGGTGGAGGCGGCCTGCGCGTCGTCGTTGGCCGCGGTACATCTCGCGGCGGCGGCGATCCGTGCGGGCGAGTGCGACTGGGCGCTGGCGGGTGGTGTGTGCGTGCTGGGCTCGCTCGGTGGTTTCTTCGAATTCTCCAAGGTCAACGCGCTCTCGACGGATGGGCAGTGCAAGCCGTACGCCGCGGACGCGAGTGGCACGCTGTGGGGTGAGGGTGCCGGCGTCGTTGTGCTGGAACGGGAATCACGCGCCAGGGAGCACGGGCACCGGGTGTACGGGCGGGTGCTGGCGACCCGGGTGAACCACAACGGTTCGGGCGCGCCGATCGCGGTGCCGAGCGCGGCGGCGCAGGAGCAACTGATCGTGAAAACGCTGCGGCAGGCGGGGATCTCGGCGGACCTGATCGGCATGATCGAAGGGCACGGGACCGGCACGGCGGTCGGCGATCCGCTCGAATTGACCGCGCTGGCGCGGGTTTACGGTGCGGCCGCCGAGGCGGGCAACGGCCCTCGCCTCGGTTCGGTCAAGTCGAACCTGGGCCACGCGCAGGCCGCGGCGGGCATCCTCGGCCTGATCAAGGTGCTGCTGAGCGGCCTGCACGGCCGGATCGCGCCCACCAGGCACGCGGAAAACCCGACCACACAGCTGGATTGGGTGCAGTCGGGGTTGCGGCTTGCCGATCGGTTGGTGGATTGGGCGCCCCGCGACGGGGTGCGTTACGCCGCGGTCTCGTCGTTCGGCGTCGCGGGCACGAACGCGCACGCGGTCATCGCGATGCCCGTGCTGGAGGAGGAAGTCCATGTCTAG
- a CDS encoding MAB_1171c family putative transporter → MNSVPALLILSVGVFAAIVTAGRWLLTNDSSTDRLINRLWTWELTGFLLHGVASGAGSPDLARRLFMGCGLMAGACAYGFARLLFDGQARYTARRRQRWYDGMAIVAAGSILLVEPVADHLLPFSWSALIWTLSGYFSAVAGFILLVTCVRELRSGELTLRQRLFFVVLFVLSLYWSIGSVIGGIRTALGAPPSEPGWAWTIVIFVSFCLATLLISVRLVDVLLARTRWDRAGRHCRRLTPMWRDLTTAVPEVVLAQDDSVDQDSAHRRYRMTVEIWDALLRLRPYVRAPANGPGTRTDERGYAQVLAEAGRAKLNGMSPVAQPTAVLPRPADRASELRMLLGLARVWPTSVDYDRPR, encoded by the coding sequence ATGAATTCCGTACCTGCGCTGCTGATCCTGTCCGTGGGTGTGTTCGCCGCGATCGTCACGGCCGGGCGTTGGCTGCTGACGAACGACTCGAGCACGGATCGCCTCATCAATCGCCTGTGGACCTGGGAGCTCACCGGGTTCCTGCTGCACGGCGTCGCGTCGGGGGCGGGTTCTCCCGATCTGGCCCGACGACTGTTCATGGGTTGCGGGCTGATGGCGGGCGCTTGTGCGTACGGGTTCGCGCGCCTGTTGTTCGACGGACAAGCCCGCTACACGGCCCGCCGCAGGCAGCGGTGGTACGACGGAATGGCGATCGTCGCTGCCGGCAGCATCCTGTTGGTCGAGCCCGTCGCGGATCATCTGTTGCCGTTCAGTTGGTCCGCGCTGATCTGGACGTTGTCCGGATATTTCAGCGCGGTCGCCGGATTCATCCTGCTGGTGACCTGCGTCCGGGAATTGCGGTCGGGCGAGCTCACGCTCCGGCAGCGGCTGTTTTTCGTTGTCCTGTTCGTCCTGTCGCTCTACTGGTCCATCGGTTCCGTCATCGGCGGTATCAGAACCGCGCTCGGGGCGCCCCCGTCGGAGCCGGGATGGGCGTGGACGATCGTCATCTTCGTCAGCTTCTGCCTTGCCACCTTGCTGATTTCGGTTCGCCTGGTGGACGTGCTGCTCGCGCGTACGCGATGGGATCGGGCCGGTCGGCACTGCAGGCGGCTCACCCCGATGTGGCGCGACCTCACCACCGCGGTGCCGGAAGTAGTGCTCGCACAGGATGATTCCGTTGACCAGGATTCCGCGCACCGGCGCTACCGGATGACCGTCGAAATCTGGGATGCGCTGTTGCGGCTACGACCGTACGTCCGAGCGCCCGCGAACGGGCCCGGCACGCGGACCGACGAGCGCGGCTACGCCCAGGTGCTGGCCGAGGCGGGGCGGGCGAAATTGAACGGGATGTCCCCGGTGGCGCAGCCCACCGCCGTGCTGCCCCGGCCTGCCGATCGCGCGTCGGAACTGCGAATGCTGCTCGGTCTGGCCAGGGTGTGGCCTACCTCGGTCGACTACGATCGGCCGCGATGA
- a CDS encoding thioesterase II family protein — protein sequence MASTPGWIRKFHKPRSAANPPLVICPHAGGGASTYRPFSKALSAHFDVILLQYPGRQDRAHEPVRETIQETAADAFDEFARSPFNRGEPITIFGHSMGTMVAFEFARLAEAAGVPVRMLGVSGACAPWQVADMPPHPTEDDELLDHVGGLQGTGADLLANRELMRMALPALKGDYRAFDAYTCAKDVTIGTGIHAMGGSEDAYVGIGDLFAWQQHTERQLSVTMFDGGHFYLNDQVEGIAEILSAAVTSPEATR from the coding sequence CAACCCACCACTGGTGATCTGTCCGCACGCGGGCGGCGGCGCCTCGACGTACCGGCCCTTCTCCAAGGCACTCAGCGCGCATTTCGACGTGATCCTGCTGCAGTACCCGGGTCGGCAGGATCGAGCGCACGAGCCGGTGCGCGAGACCATCCAGGAGACCGCCGCGGACGCGTTCGACGAATTCGCGCGCTCGCCGTTCAACCGGGGTGAGCCGATCACCATCTTCGGCCACAGCATGGGCACCATGGTGGCCTTCGAGTTCGCCCGGTTGGCCGAGGCCGCGGGCGTTCCCGTCCGGATGCTCGGTGTCTCCGGCGCGTGCGCGCCGTGGCAGGTGGCCGATATGCCGCCGCATCCGACCGAGGACGACGAGTTGCTCGACCATGTCGGCGGGCTGCAGGGGACCGGCGCCGATCTGCTGGCGAACCGCGAGTTGATGCGCATGGCCTTGCCCGCGTTGAAGGGCGACTACCGCGCGTTCGACGCCTACACCTGCGCCAAGGACGTCACCATCGGCACCGGTATCCACGCCATGGGCGGCAGCGAGGACGCCTATGTCGGGATCGGTGACCTGTTCGCCTGGCAGCAGCACACCGAGCGGCAACTGTCGGTGACGATGTTCGACGGCGGGCACTTCTACCTCAATGACCAGGTCGAGGGCATCGCGGAAATCCTTTCCGCCGCAGTGACTTCTCCGGAGGCGACCCGATGA